TGCGTTATTTATATTGAATTTTATTATTTTGGCCATTTTATAATTCATTTTTAAGTGATAAAGCTTAGCTGTCTTTTTAGATAGCTAGGCTTTTTTTATGTCTTTACGGAAAAATTTTTTGAGAGATTGAGTATTTTGGAGTATAGTTAATAGTGAAGAACTTGTGAGGTGTGCACGAACATGAAAATTGATTGGAAAAAGAATTTAATGGTTGCTTGGTTGGGCTGTTTTTTTACTGGTGCAAGTATTAGTCTGGTAATGCCTTTTATTCCTGTATATGTTGAACAGTTGGGAACACCTAAGAATCAGGTTGAGTTGTTTTCTGGACTTGCCATATCTGTTACAGCATTTGCAGCGGCGATCGTAGCACCGATTTGGGGTAATTTAGCGGATAGAAAAGGTCGTAAGCTTATGATGATTCGAGCGGCAGCCGGAATGACGATTACGATGGGTTCATTGGCATTTGTCCCAAATGTGTATTGGCTTTTGATCATGCGTTTTTTTAATGGTATCCTTTCAGGGTATATTCCAAATGCAACGGCAATGATCGCATCACAAGCGCCGAAAGAAAAAAGCGGCTGGGCATTAGGGACTTTATCGACAGGAGCTATTGCCGGAAACTTGATTGGACCTTCTATAGGTGGGGCCTTGGCTCAATGGTTTGGTATGGAAAATGTATTTATCATCACAGGAGTTGTCTTGTTGATCACGACTTTATTGACTATTTTTATGGTAAAAGAAGAATTCCAACCGATCGAAAAGAAGGATTTATTAAGTACAAAAGAAATTTTTTCAGCAATGGATCATGTTTCAATTTTGATTGGATTGTTTGTAACGACTTTGATTTTACAAATTGGCGTTACAAGTATCAGCCCAATTTTAACATTGTATATCCGTTCGTTGAGTCAAGATACTGGCAATATTTTATTTGTCAGTGGGTTAATTGTTTCTGTTGCTGGTGTATCGGCAGTGATATCGTCACCAATCCTAGGCAAGCTTGGCGATAAGATCGGTAATCATAAAGTGTTGTTAGCAGGCCTGCTGTTATCGCTGATTTGTTATGTTCCTATGGCATTTGTTAAAACCCCTTTTCAATTAGGATTGTTACGCTTTTTTCTAGGGTTTTCAACAGGGGCTTTGATGCCATCGATCAATACGTTGATCAGCAAAATCACCCCATCTGAAGGTGTTAGCCGAATATACAGTTATAATCAAATGTTTAGTAATTTTGGACAAGTTTTAGGTCCTATGATAGGTTCGACTGTAGCGCATGGTATGGGGTATAGTGCAGTATTTATTGTAACAGCTTGTTTTGTATTGGGGAATATTTGTCTTTCTTTATTCAATTTCCGCAAAATTTTAAATAAAAGACTATAAATAGTTGAAAACACAAAAAAACCAGTTACAATGTGTGTAGTAACTGGTTTTTTAAAATCATCATTTTCAAGTGAAAAGCGATGAGACGAAAGCTGTATTCTAAAGAACAAGCTTAGGTCCCAACCTTAAAGTTATTGAACACTTTTAGTGGTTTCTTTTTTTGGCAATGCGAATTGACCAATTAATAAGATAATCACACCGGTAATCAATGATATAATAGTTGTCAGCATAAAATCGTATGTTCCGCCGTTTAGGGCGCCGCCGATATATCCGACCACTTGTCCTAGTAAAAAGGACCACAACAATACAAGAATGTAACGCATGGATTGCACCTCTTTTCTAGGTATAGTTTAGCACAATTTTCTTAAATGTAAAGAAATTGAAAGGTACATTTTTTTGATTTATGACCATCATAATAAAACGCTGAGATCAGGTTTTGTGCATCTGTTTCAGCCTCATATAAAAAGGAGATGTCTTATGCCCTTTCCACAATTATATACAATTACTTCCTATTCATTGTTATCTAGTACCATCCGCATTCCTGAACTAGTACAAGAAGCAAAAAAATTAGGATACACGACCTTAGGAATCGCAGATATCAATGTCCTTCATGGCGCTATAGAATTTTTTGAAGCTTGTAAAAAAGAAGCCATCAAACCAATTATTGGTTTGACTTTAGAGTATACTCCGACTAAATCTGAGCAGACGGCACAATTATTACTGTATGCTAAAGATTTACAAGGCTATCAAAACTTAATGAAAATTTCTACTGCAAAAATGAACAGTGAGCGAATCTTTTATTTAGAAGAGATTAAAGAACACCTGAATCATTTATTTGCTGTGATGCCTTCCGATAAAGGAGAAGTCGCTCTCTCATTAAAATCAAGTGAAAATGAGGCAACTGAAAGCTTAGAACAGTTAGTGCGCTATTTTGACCCAGCTAGTTTTTTTGCTGGTGTTTCATTTACATGTAATTCAGAAACGGATCCACTACTTTTCCAATTTTATGAAACAAAACATCTACAACTCCTTGCTTTGCAAGAAACACGCTATCTAAATCGTGAAGACGGCTTTGCTTTGAAAGTACTAGCTCATATTAATGAAGGTCAACAAATGACATTAAATGCTGAAGAAACTGAGATCGAAGGCCCTTTTTACCTCAGAAACCAAGTAGACGCGGCAGAACAGTTACGTGTAAAAGTAGGGGAACTAGCTATTCACAATGCGGAGAAACTTGCGGAAACTTGTTCTCTGGACATTCCGTTACATCAGCGTTTGTTGCCTCACTATCCGATTCCAAATGGTAAACAAGCTGGAGAATTTTTAAAAGAATTATGTCTGGAAAAACTACCTGAGCGTATCCCGACTATCACTTCTGAGTATGAAGAACGCTTAGCCAAAGAGCTTGATATCATTCACACGATGGGATTCGATGATTATTTTTTGATTGTCTGGGATGTAATGGCTTTTGCTCATGAAAGAAAAATCGTAACAGGTGCTGGTCGAGGCTCTGCCGCCGGTTCATTAGTCTCCTATGTGTTATCGATCACGGATGTTGATCCAATCAAATATGATTTACTTTTTGAGCGATTCTTAAATCCAGAAAGACACTCAATGCCAGATATCGATTTAGATATTCCAGATAATCGCCGAGAGGAAGTCTTGCAATATGTTCGTACAAAATACGGTCATTATCATATGGCACAGATCGCCACTTTTGGTACGATGGCAGCAAAAATGGT
This sequence is a window from Enterococcus sp. 7F3_DIV0205. Protein-coding genes within it:
- a CDS encoding multidrug efflux MFS transporter, which translates into the protein MKIDWKKNLMVAWLGCFFTGASISLVMPFIPVYVEQLGTPKNQVELFSGLAISVTAFAAAIVAPIWGNLADRKGRKLMMIRAAAGMTITMGSLAFVPNVYWLLIMRFFNGILSGYIPNATAMIASQAPKEKSGWALGTLSTGAIAGNLIGPSIGGALAQWFGMENVFIITGVVLLITTLLTIFMVKEEFQPIEKKDLLSTKEIFSAMDHVSILIGLFVTTLILQIGVTSISPILTLYIRSLSQDTGNILFVSGLIVSVAGVSAVISSPILGKLGDKIGNHKVLLAGLLLSLICYVPMAFVKTPFQLGLLRFFLGFSTGALMPSINTLISKITPSEGVSRIYSYNQMFSNFGQVLGPMIGSTVAHGMGYSAVFIVTACFVLGNICLSLFNFRKILNKRL
- a CDS encoding YjzD family protein, translating into MRYILVLLWSFLLGQVVGYIGGALNGGTYDFMLTTIISLITGVIILLIGQFALPKKETTKSVQ